ATGTTTTAACAATATGGTTGATACTACGGGTCCAATATTGGTCAACTAATCCAGATCATGGTTTATTCAATGTAGATAGAGAGATTACAAGAGTAGATTTAAGTGGGGACTAGTAATGCCCCAAGCACAAACAATTAATTCCACAAACGGTTGGCTAAGTTCTGGTCACAAGTCTCATGGTACAACGTAACCTGCCACATAAGGAACATCAGCACATTAGAATCTTGCAATGTTTGTATTTATGTTTGGGTTTATATTATAAAAAAGGTATGAAGCTTCTTAACTAGTAATAGACTTACTTCCACACTTGGTACCATGAGCGAGAGGTTTGCCACAAAAGGCAGTAACATGAACAACCTTATCCATGTCTATCATTTTCTGGACTGAGGCTGTGATACGACCACATGCGCAATGTATGTCTGATCTCTTAACAACTTTGCAGCATGCTGCGGAAGGGTTTACCTTTGGACCTGGACGCTGGACATAGACCGCACACTCTCTCATCAGACCTTGGATGTCTCCTTGGCACGTCCCTTTCCCTGGAACTAGTTCTCCTGATATGACAAGGATCATTACTATACCGGTTAAAACATGATAACCTATCGCCATTTTTAGTTTGAATCTAGTGAGTGTGGCTTTGAAGGAAGCTGCCTAAGGGCTTATATAATGGGTTTAGGCTTGCATGTGAATTGGTTGTTCAAAAAAAAAAAAGGCTTGCATGTGAACTTTTTTTTTTCATTTTTTTATATGTTGAGACTGTGT
The DNA window shown above is from Brassica oleracea var. oleracea cultivar TO1000 chromosome C3, BOL, whole genome shotgun sequence and carries:
- the LOC106331147 gene encoding uncharacterized protein LOC106331147 — its product is MAIGYHVLTGIVMILVISGELVPGKGTCQGDIQGLMRECAVYVQRPGPKVNPSAACCKVVKRSDIHCACGRITASVQKMIDMDKVVHVTAFCGKPLAHGTKCGSYVVP